One segment of Clostridium ljungdahlii DSM 13528 DNA contains the following:
- a CDS encoding sulfite exporter TauE/SafE family protein has product MAVQIILVMFIVGIALGFVGAGGSGFIISILTVIFGFTIHVSLGTALAAMIFSSISGAFSHYREGDAVLKVGLAVGIFGAIGSWTSSNFSAIIPASELKWMTSGMLYLSALILWIRMFIIEKRHSSQDKNSLPNGMSFWIRACGIGLVTGTISGLFGIGSACFIQIGLMFILGMSVRQSVGTTMMVIIPIALAGGAGYYHLGYLDIHLLIEVVVGTITGSYIGAKFTKRVPIPILKVAMLLVPITAATLLII; this is encoded by the coding sequence TTGGCAGTACAGATAATACTTGTAATGTTCATAGTTGGAATTGCACTTGGATTTGTAGGGGCAGGTGGATCTGGATTTATAATATCCATTTTGACTGTAATTTTTGGTTTTACCATTCATGTATCCCTTGGAACTGCTTTAGCTGCAATGATCTTTTCATCCATATCTGGAGCTTTTAGTCACTATAGAGAAGGCGATGCTGTACTAAAAGTGGGACTTGCCGTAGGAATTTTCGGAGCTATTGGATCTTGGACTAGCTCTAATTTCTCTGCAATTATACCTGCCAGTGAACTAAAATGGATGACTTCAGGGATGTTATATTTATCAGCCTTAATTTTATGGATTCGTATGTTTATTATAGAAAAAAGACATTCTTCTCAGGATAAAAATTCTTTACCTAATGGCATGAGTTTTTGGATACGTGCCTGTGGAATAGGACTTGTTACAGGTACCATTTCAGGTTTATTTGGCATAGGATCTGCTTGTTTTATTCAAATCGGATTGATGTTTATTCTAGGTATGTCAGTACGTCAATCTGTAGGGACTACTATGATGGTAATTATACCAATTGCTTTAGCTGGAGGAGCAGGATATTATCACTTAGGATATTTAGATATACATCTTCTTATTGAAGTAGTTGTAGGTACAATAACAGGTTCCTATATAGGTGCTAAATTTACAAAACGAGTACCTATACCAATATTAAAAGTTGCAATGCTTTTAGTTCCTATTACAGCCGCCACATTACTTATAATTTAA
- a CDS encoding ribosomal protein L7/L12 — protein MDYKIVLILAAVGFLIWIVADISQIRSDNMRMNATLNRIARKIGAFDTLKDELKKLILENERIKAIKLYRESTGCGLVEAKKYIDSLKEELNKDQDRHE, from the coding sequence ATGGATTATAAAATTGTTCTAATACTTGCGGCAGTAGGATTTTTAATATGGATAGTGGCTGATATAAGCCAAATACGAAGTGATAATATGAGAATGAATGCAACTTTGAATAGGATTGCTAGAAAGATAGGAGCATTTGATACATTAAAGGATGAATTAAAAAAGCTTATTTTAGAGAATGAAAGAATTAAAGCAATTAAATTATATAGAGAGTCTACAGGGTGCGGTTTAGTTGAAGCCAAGAAATATATCGATAGTTTGAAAGAAGAACTAAATAAGGATCAAGATAGGCATGAATAA
- a CDS encoding cation-translocating P-type ATPase, translated as MIEWYKRSWSEIVKELNSNTYYGLDEDQITPLREKYGKNHIVMPNSKGLFHLTMVQFKEIWVISLILFAAIFSYLGMFIQTFLSLLIVFLNIFAVALEQYKEERNFKELRKLNFGTARVIRDGRTMRIPFEELVVGDIVIVEQGQLVPADMRIIESNDLKIDECSVTGESFISEKYESKIDDNELTLSDMKNVLFKSSSVVSGDGTGIVIAVGMDTQVANMVKLLLKEEADRKSFGFRLNKIFNIFSEILIFGLLIAGGVSNYIFHHEIYYSLKRVANVYLLSLPQTFSVIILLMGIILFKNLEKKNINFKDLSSVEKLSEISTVCTDKVGAFSKNKMDIVKAYGSTGFIDISEESLEDGIHESLYRMMHIGLLCNDVKSINGNIENSREHLVEQALIKFCQQNGMDKKDLDKRHKRIFQILFDSERRIMTTVNRMDDKYRAHVKGAADSIIDRCTHMMKNGVEVEITEEDIKAIKDADISMANDCLYVVAFAYRNFNYEPSPKENIESNLVFVGLIGFDNMLKENAVNSIKKALSLSIKPIIITEDNKLTALSVGKKLNFVSRLSQIISGVEIDNMTEKEFERIGGKVSIFSMINSKHKVKIVKTLKSYGYITAITGWKLTDLPALKMSNVGITNTKSNIVKKLCDIFTENMDFMSIIDTIEDSRKIMHMIKKMILYIISCSTGFFAFLMISLLFDLNISNNMIVESLWFNSVLVFLSSLALMCQYKEEEGDYDTYTIDKDIIKENMSFIVFGGFLMGVLAFGVFYFASIQKNEFPLFTSISLLNTCAVLFVYSFSNEKFFNNIYSNAIVIINVIVQFIGILVLGNFKILFDINYWKIFLIGTAVWLIFCMVYKFSKNEYV; from the coding sequence ATGATTGAGTGGTACAAACGCTCCTGGAGTGAAATAGTAAAGGAATTAAATAGCAATACATACTATGGACTTGATGAAGATCAAATTACCCCTCTTAGGGAAAAGTATGGGAAAAATCACATTGTTATGCCGAATAGTAAAGGTTTGTTTCATCTTACTATGGTGCAGTTTAAGGAGATATGGGTTATATCTTTAATTTTATTTGCTGCCATATTTTCCTACTTAGGTATGTTTATACAGACATTTTTGTCGCTGCTTATAGTATTTTTAAATATTTTTGCTGTAGCACTAGAACAATATAAGGAAGAAAGAAATTTTAAAGAGCTGAGAAAATTAAATTTTGGAACAGCTAGGGTAATAAGAGATGGAAGAACTATGAGGATACCTTTTGAAGAATTGGTAGTAGGAGATATAGTTATAGTTGAACAGGGGCAATTAGTACCAGCTGATATGAGAATTATAGAAAGCAATGATTTAAAAATAGATGAATGCTCCGTTACGGGAGAAAGCTTTATATCCGAAAAATATGAATCTAAAATAGATGATAATGAACTGACACTTTCAGATATGAAAAATGTATTATTTAAATCATCTTCTGTTGTTTCAGGAGATGGTACAGGGATAGTTATAGCTGTGGGAATGGATACTCAAGTAGCTAACATGGTAAAACTTTTACTGAAAGAAGAAGCGGACAGGAAATCTTTTGGTTTTAGACTCAATAAGATTTTTAATATATTTAGTGAAATTTTAATTTTTGGTCTTTTAATTGCTGGAGGAGTATCCAATTACATATTTCATCACGAAATATATTATAGCTTAAAGAGAGTGGCAAATGTATATTTACTCTCCTTGCCTCAGACGTTTTCAGTAATAATTTTACTTATGGGAATTATTTTATTTAAAAACCTAGAAAAAAAGAACATAAATTTTAAAGATTTATCTAGTGTGGAAAAGCTTTCAGAGATATCTACTGTCTGTACAGATAAAGTTGGGGCTTTTTCTAAAAATAAAATGGATATTGTAAAAGCTTATGGAAGTACTGGATTTATTGATATTAGTGAGGAATCTTTAGAGGATGGCATACATGAAAGCTTGTATAGGATGATGCATATAGGTCTTTTATGTAATGATGTTAAATCTATAAATGGTAATATAGAAAATTCTAGAGAACATTTAGTAGAGCAGGCTCTTATAAAATTTTGTCAACAAAATGGAATGGATAAAAAAGATTTAGACAAAAGACATAAGAGAATATTTCAAATTTTATTTGATAGTGAAAGACGTATAATGACAACTGTAAATAGAATGGATGACAAATATAGAGCTCATGTAAAGGGAGCAGCGGATTCTATTATAGATAGATGTACTCATATGATGAAAAATGGTGTAGAAGTTGAGATAACAGAAGAAGATATAAAGGCTATAAAAGATGCGGATATTAGTATGGCTAATGATTGCCTTTATGTTGTAGCATTTGCCTACAGAAATTTTAACTATGAACCGAGTCCTAAAGAAAATATTGAGAGTAATTTAGTTTTTGTAGGGTTAATTGGTTTTGATAATATGCTCAAGGAAAATGCAGTAAATTCTATAAAGAAGGCCCTTTCACTTTCCATTAAGCCTATTATAATTACAGAAGATAATAAACTTACAGCTTTATCTGTAGGAAAAAAGCTAAATTTTGTATCAAGGCTTTCACAAATAATTTCTGGTGTGGAAATAGATAACATGACAGAAAAAGAATTTGAACGTATAGGAGGAAAGGTTAGTATTTTTTCTATGATAAATTCTAAGCATAAAGTAAAGATAGTTAAGACTTTAAAAAGCTATGGATATATAACTGCTATAACTGGGTGGAAGCTAACGGATTTGCCTGCACTTAAAATGTCTAATGTTGGAATAACTAATACTAAAAGCAACATAGTGAAAAAATTATGTGATATATTTACAGAAAACATGGATTTCATGAGTATTATAGATACCATAGAAGATTCAAGAAAAATTATGCATATGATAAAAAAAATGATTTTATATATTATAAGTTGTAGTACCGGTTTTTTCGCGTTTTTGATGATAAGTTTGTTGTTCGATCTTAATATTTCAAATAATATGATTGTGGAATCACTCTGGTTCAACAGCGTACTTGTATTTTTATCATCTCTAGCTCTTATGTGTCAGTACAAGGAAGAAGAAGGAGACTATGATACGTATACTATTGATAAAGATATAATTAAAGAAAACATGAGCTTTATTGTTTTTGGAGGATTTTTAATGGGAGTTTTAGCATTTGGAGTTTTCTACTTTGCTAGTATACAAAAAAATGAATTTCCGTTATTTACTTCTATTTCGTTACTAAATACCTGTGCTGTGTTGTTTGTATACAGCTTTTCAAATGAAAAATTTTTTAATAACATATATTCAAATGCGATTGTAATTATAAATGTTATTGTTCAGTTTATTGGTATATTAGTTTTAGGAAATTTTAAAATTTTATTTGACATAAATTACTGGAAGATTTTTTTAATTGGCACTGCCGTTTGGCTTATATTTTGTATGGTCTATAAATTTAGTAAAAATGAATATGTTTAA
- a CDS encoding ComEC/Rec2 family competence protein, with protein sequence MKRPLVFYSISLALGSLSALVFLDNVFIAAVIAASFFIIMFYTLKIKFCILNAIFFIFGVVSFNMYFNIRPQDPSQIRVVEKKNYYFIGDYRGRKIMLKNKLDKLKEGESIKVYGNFKRELNAQKGIIGTYYIKKYETGKKDFIYSIYEFKRNIYERFKEVIGEERSALVMALCYGETSYISQDEMQKFQKLGVIHAVSVSGFHMAIIYQVLESIVGLKIAVIVSALYVFFTGMAAATMRSFIMIFLFKLSKKFFKEYDSISSLSLSALILIAVKPYYVVDLGFDLSFLATLGILLYNGKIYRKLFMLPQKLASSMSLTFSSQIFTLPYIAFTIQNFSWGFMIGNLFLLPLFSIIVVLGNAVLCICFVEPLFKLLCKAMEVIFTAIDGANMVVLKLCPEIIYLKYIDGLAFIAVFVSFLMYKKGYRKLKYVPIVCFILVFLGVYAPFMNITFINNDNGKAAIIKQGINKVMICSYDDFHSSWITNIKDDQYIGKVITNPVKNFTYIINSNAYLNIDNDMNSKLHVKNKEFQILFDDGNRNDIEVFSRNNCIFIPRIKSQNKNSTKKYENPLEGSTSYVIIFNMIFRIPTICD encoded by the coding sequence ATGAAAAGACCACTGGTGTTTTATTCTATCTCCTTGGCGTTAGGGTCTTTGTCCGCTTTAGTATTTTTAGATAATGTTTTTATAGCTGCAGTAATAGCAGCTTCTTTTTTTATAATAATGTTTTATACCTTGAAAATTAAATTTTGTATTCTAAATGCTATTTTTTTTATTTTTGGAGTGGTAAGTTTCAATATGTATTTTAATATACGGCCTCAAGATCCTTCTCAAATTAGGGTAGTGGAAAAGAAAAACTACTATTTTATAGGAGACTATAGAGGAAGAAAAATTATGCTAAAAAATAAATTGGATAAGCTAAAAGAAGGAGAGAGTATAAAGGTATATGGTAATTTTAAAAGGGAATTAAATGCACAAAAAGGTATAATAGGTACTTACTATATAAAAAAATATGAGACTGGAAAAAAAGATTTTATATACTCCATATATGAATTTAAAAGAAATATATATGAAAGGTTTAAAGAAGTCATAGGCGAAGAAAGATCAGCTCTTGTTATGGCATTATGCTATGGTGAAACTTCATACATTAGTCAAGATGAAATGCAGAAGTTTCAAAAGCTTGGAGTAATTCATGCAGTAAGTGTATCAGGTTTTCATATGGCTATAATATACCAGGTATTGGAGAGTATAGTAGGACTTAAAATAGCTGTGATTGTATCAGCACTTTATGTATTTTTTACGGGTATGGCAGCTGCAACTATGAGATCATTTATAATGATATTCTTATTCAAATTATCAAAAAAATTTTTTAAAGAATATGATAGCATATCCTCTCTCAGCTTGTCAGCTCTGATTTTAATAGCTGTAAAACCATATTATGTAGTGGATTTAGGATTTGACCTTTCATTTTTAGCAACTCTTGGAATACTTCTGTACAATGGGAAAATTTATAGAAAACTTTTTATGCTTCCACAAAAATTGGCCTCCAGTATGAGTTTAACTTTTAGTTCTCAAATATTTACTCTACCCTATATTGCTTTTACAATTCAAAATTTCAGTTGGGGATTTATGATTGGCAATTTATTTTTGCTTCCCCTTTTTTCAATTATAGTTGTTTTAGGAAATGCTGTGCTTTGTATATGCTTTGTAGAACCTTTATTTAAATTATTGTGTAAAGCTATGGAGGTTATTTTTACTGCCATAGATGGTGCCAATATGGTTGTTTTAAAACTATGTCCTGAAATTATATATTTAAAGTATATAGACGGACTTGCCTTTATTGCAGTATTTGTAAGTTTTTTAATGTATAAAAAAGGATATAGAAAATTAAAATATGTTCCAATAGTATGTTTTATTTTAGTATTTTTAGGAGTTTATGCACCATTTATGAATATAACTTTTATAAATAATGACAATGGAAAGGCTGCAATTATAAAACAGGGAATAAATAAAGTTATGATATGCAGCTATGATGACTTTCATTCCAGTTGGATAACAAATATAAAAGATGATCAGTATATAGGAAAGGTAATAACCAATCCGGTAAAAAACTTTACCTATATAATAAATAGTAATGCCTATTTAAATATAGATAATGATATGAATTCCAAACTTCATGTAAAAAATAAGGAGTTTCAAATTCTATTTGATGATGGAAATAGAAATGATATCGAAGTTTTTAGTAGAAATAATTGCATATTCATTCCTAGAATTAAATCCCAAAATAAAAATTCAACTAAAAAGTATGAGAATCCACTAGAAGGTAGTACTTCTTATGTTATAATATTTAATATGATTTTTAGAATACCTACAATATGCGATTAA
- a CDS encoding HAMP domain-containing sensor histidine kinase: MKLKKWLILSHLAVMLTPIILALILFVIINGYNRNTQVMNYISTMGKFKAYEKVLDDPNIYDGSSLMNKKFVMDEDKSSVAIEVYNAMGQQIYSSDDNMLGYIDKSELYSDLYKIQTGTKANTLKMPVFKDSKLVGLYKIVMTRDDFIEAVNYRTVLVILCFIFMVLVVFALVVILLNKKFNKPIKLLIEGMNKFAVGDEDNLNYKCSDEIGELINHFNNMKNDIEEKRKTIELQQKSKEYMISAISHDLKTPLTAIRAYAESMECEEGLDMKDLKNKVSIILHKSDYMKNMIDDLMMYNLLTTDYKMKFVELEGSELFEMLFSGYDKSCEKKEIKLTSNIEVNGKYNVDVRQMTRVIDNLMANAFRYTKEGGAIYMGAFSPDEELPNWLEINFQNEIRSWKEKRLLILIKNEGSGIKDKEKEKVFMPFYQSDDSRSKNMWKGVGLGLSIVRLVIQKHGGEVKVFSEESSTVFICAIPMIKN, from the coding sequence ATGAAATTAAAAAAGTGGCTTATATTATCTCATTTAGCAGTTATGTTGACCCCTATAATTTTAGCTTTAATCTTGTTTGTAATTATAAATGGTTACAACAGAAATACACAGGTTATGAATTATATATCTACCATGGGCAAATTTAAGGCATATGAGAAAGTACTTGATGATCCAAATATATACGATGGAAGCTCTTTAATGAATAAAAAATTTGTAATGGATGAAGATAAAAGTTCTGTTGCAATAGAAGTATATAATGCAATGGGTCAGCAGATATATTCATCAGATGATAACATGTTAGGATATATTGACAAGAGTGAACTTTATTCTGATCTATATAAAATACAAACAGGAACTAAAGCCAATACTTTGAAAATGCCTGTATTTAAAGATAGTAAATTAGTTGGACTTTATAAAATAGTTATGACAAGAGATGACTTTATTGAAGCTGTAAATTATAGAACTGTTTTAGTCATTTTATGTTTTATATTTATGGTTTTAGTTGTATTCGCATTAGTAGTAATTCTTTTAAATAAAAAGTTTAATAAGCCTATCAAGCTCTTAATAGAAGGTATGAATAAGTTTGCTGTTGGAGATGAGGATAATTTAAATTACAAATGTAGTGATGAAATAGGAGAGCTCATAAACCACTTTAACAATATGAAAAATGATATTGAAGAAAAAAGAAAAACTATAGAACTTCAGCAAAAATCTAAGGAGTACATGATATCTGCAATATCTCATGATTTAAAAACGCCACTTACTGCAATAAGAGCTTATGCGGAGTCAATGGAATGTGAAGAAGGCCTGGATATGAAAGATTTAAAAAATAAAGTTTCTATTATACTTCACAAAAGTGATTATATGAAAAACATGATAGATGATCTAATGATGTACAACCTCCTTACAACAGATTATAAAATGAAGTTTGTAGAACTTGAAGGATCAGAATTATTTGAAATGCTTTTCTCAGGATATGACAAGTCCTGCGAAAAAAAGGAAATAAAACTTACTTCAAATATAGAAGTAAATGGCAAGTACAATGTAGATGTGAGACAAATGACAAGGGTAATAGATAATTTAATGGCAAATGCGTTTAGGTATACAAAAGAAGGAGGAGCCATATACATGGGAGCATTTTCACCTGATGAGGAACTTCCTAATTGGCTTGAAATTAATTTCCAAAATGAGATAAGAAGCTGGAAAGAAAAAAGGCTTTTGATTTTAATCAAAAATGAAGGAAGTGGAATTAAAGATAAGGAAAAGGAAAAAGTGTTTATGCCATTTTATCAAAGTGATGATTCTAGAAGTAAAAATATGTGGAAAGGTGTAGGACTTGGATTAAGTATTGTACGACTTGTAATACAAAAACATGGTGGTGAAGTAAAAGTATTTTCAGAAGAAAGCAGTACTGTTTTTATATGTGCTATACCTATGATTAAAAATTAA
- a CDS encoding response regulator transcription factor: MGERLMIVEDDEAIANILKEHLEKEGYEVNWASSGKEGLEDFKTYEFALVMIDIMLPEMDGFTLCKNIRWINEDIPVVIISAKQTEMDKVKGLKLGADDYITKPFSLIEVSARIEAHLRRYKKVDRESAVNGILKFKNGLIIIPEEKKVTVNEKEIQMTIKEFELLSLMAQNPNKVFSKEELYHHIWESMDVEGNNTVTVHIKELREKIGDSSKNPTFIKTVWGVGYKFIGEKSIG, encoded by the coding sequence ATGGGCGAAAGACTGATGATAGTTGAAGATGATGAGGCAATTGCAAACATATTAAAGGAACACCTTGAAAAGGAAGGGTATGAAGTTAATTGGGCATCAAGTGGCAAAGAGGGGTTAGAAGATTTTAAAACATATGAATTTGCACTTGTAATGATAGATATAATGCTTCCCGAAATGGATGGTTTTACTCTTTGTAAAAATATAAGATGGATAAATGAAGATATACCTGTAGTGATAATAAGTGCAAAGCAAACAGAAATGGATAAAGTGAAAGGATTAAAGCTTGGAGCAGATGATTATATAACAAAACCTTTTAGTTTGATTGAAGTTTCTGCAAGAATTGAAGCACATTTAAGAAGGTATAAAAAGGTAGATAGAGAATCTGCCGTAAATGGAATATTAAAATTTAAAAATGGACTTATTATAATACCTGAAGAAAAAAAGGTTACTGTGAATGAAAAAGAAATTCAAATGACTATAAAAGAATTTGAACTTTTAAGTCTTATGGCACAAAATCCCAATAAGGTATTTTCAAAAGAAGAGTTATATCATCACATATGGGAGAGTATGGATGTTGAAGGAAACAATACTGTAACTGTACATATAAAAGAACTTAGAGAAAAAATAGGGGACAGTAGTAAAAATCCTACTTTTATAAAAACTGTATGGGGGGTAGGTTATAAGTTTATAGGAGAAAAGAGTATTGGTTAA
- a CDS encoding LolA family protein — protein MKRKIIAILTMGILTAGIFSGCDGLKKDTIIPGDVISKAMTAYEKPKSYYGEAKMENYENGKAVMNGTIKEWTDNSNNKIRRRVEVDNESGKVISTSDGGKMLIYMEKEKKAMTMKADGDLTENSVDYKSQLMKELNAISKTHTLIYKGEETVNGFKTYHIFAKPKQEKSLIGEVNFWIDKDNWFLVKNTSENANTKSSMEYTKLDFSPKFDNSLFTQKLPSDVKIEQIDEKVNQNKIDMKQAEKIAGKPILTLNEKSGYKLKSITYLDAKAVKHKEINQTYEKNGAEALVLTTIIFDDNKIPSSKDDLKLDGEKDITIRGKKGTSMEDNVKSISWSEDGFNYDMLIQDPSMNMEQAKKIVESLEHSK, from the coding sequence ATGAAAAGGAAAATTATAGCAATACTGACTATGGGGATATTAACAGCAGGTATATTTAGTGGATGTGATGGACTAAAAAAGGATACTATAATACCAGGAGATGTTATAAGTAAGGCTATGACTGCCTATGAAAAGCCTAAATCCTATTACGGAGAGGCAAAGATGGAGAACTATGAAAATGGTAAGGCAGTTATGAATGGTACTATAAAGGAATGGACAGATAATTCAAACAATAAAATAAGAAGGCGTGTAGAAGTTGACAACGAATCAGGTAAAGTGATATCTACAAGTGATGGAGGCAAAATGCTCATATACATGGAAAAAGAAAAAAAAGCAATGACTATGAAAGCAGATGGCGATTTAACTGAAAACAGTGTTGATTATAAATCTCAACTTATGAAGGAACTTAACGCAATATCAAAAACTCATACTTTGATTTATAAAGGTGAGGAAACTGTAAATGGATTTAAAACTTACCACATATTTGCTAAACCAAAACAGGAAAAGAGTTTAATAGGAGAAGTGAATTTTTGGATAGATAAGGACAATTGGTTCTTAGTAAAAAATACGTCGGAAAATGCTAATACCAAATCAAGTATGGAGTATACAAAGCTTGATTTTTCACCTAAGTTTGATAATAGCTTATTTACCCAAAAGCTACCTTCTGATGTTAAGATAGAACAGATTGATGAAAAAGTTAATCAAAATAAAATTGATATGAAGCAAGCAGAAAAAATAGCAGGAAAACCTATATTAACTTTAAATGAAAAGTCCGGATATAAATTGAAAAGTATTACCTACTTGGATGCGAAGGCAGTTAAGCACAAAGAGATAAATCAGACCTATGAAAAAAATGGAGCAGAAGCCTTAGTTCTTACAACTATCATTTTTGATGATAACAAAATACCCTCTAGTAAAGACGATTTAAAACTTGATGGGGAAAAAGATATTACTATAAGAGGTAAAAAGGGAACTTCTATGGAGGATAATGTAAAAAGCATATCATGGAGTGAAGATGGCTTTAATTATGATATGCTCATACAAGACCCTTCTATGAACATGGAGCAGGCAAAGAAAATAGTAGAGAGCTTGGAGCATTCCAAATAA
- a CDS encoding sensor histidine kinase — protein MKNIWIVTTFLSLFMLVMLIFYHLYYRMNIKHITKQLKEIMNIKDTNELLTVVVKQRDIGELVNQLNNLIGDIRMSRIKIKRLNRNFRQSITNISHDLRTPLTTASGYVQMLQTNVTEEEYQEYLAIILERQNMVKILLEQLFEYVRIESGDITYEHVPIDAKKVLVDTLAMYYDDFYKKGQEPTVHLPEKPCIIQGDEQAVKRIFSNILFNAIVHGNGGYCFKIHEADSSYIFTFSNLSEPMTRDDLDYIFERSYTKDKSRNKKTTGLGLTIAREITGWLNGTIEASYDDGKFSISILLPKI, from the coding sequence ATGAAAAACATTTGGATAGTTACAACTTTTTTGTCCCTTTTCATGCTTGTCATGCTTATTTTTTATCATTTATATTATCGCATGAATATTAAACATATTACAAAACAATTAAAGGAAATTATGAATATAAAAGATACCAATGAACTTTTGACGGTAGTAGTAAAGCAAAGAGATATTGGGGAGTTGGTTAATCAACTCAATAATTTAATAGGAGATATAAGAATGTCTCGTATAAAAATTAAAAGATTAAACAGAAATTTTAGACAGAGTATAACTAATATTTCTCATGATTTACGTACACCATTAACAACTGCTAGTGGATATGTTCAAATGCTCCAGACAAATGTTACAGAGGAAGAATACCAAGAGTATTTAGCAATAATACTAGAACGGCAGAATATGGTTAAGATACTACTAGAACAATTATTTGAGTATGTACGTATTGAATCAGGTGATATTACTTATGAACATGTGCCTATAGATGCAAAAAAAGTTTTGGTAGATACACTTGCCATGTACTATGATGATTTTTATAAAAAGGGACAAGAACCAACTGTTCATTTGCCAGAAAAACCATGTATAATACAGGGAGATGAACAGGCAGTAAAAAGGATATTTTCAAATATTTTATTTAATGCAATTGTACATGGTAATGGAGGATATTGCTTTAAAATCCATGAAGCAGACAGTAGTTATATATTTACTTTTTCTAATCTTAGTGAACCTATGACCAGGGATGATTTAGATTATATTTTTGAACGTTCTTATACAAAAGATAAATCTAGAAATAAAAAAACTACAGGATTAGGGCTTACGATAGCCAGAGAAATTACTGGATGGTTAAATGGAACAATAGAAGCTTCTTATGATGATGGCAAATTCTCAATATCTATTTTATTACCTAAAATTTAA
- a CDS encoding DUF475 domain-containing protein yields the protein MGIISIILIIIGLCLFEVVSSIDNAVINAEVLSTMSEKAKKWFLLYGILFAVFIVRGLLPWAIVWATNQSLGPIGALTATFSNDPHIIESIEYSTPILMLGGGVFLVFLFLHWLFIEDKHLGLATEEFFLKNGTWFYAVVSVILVGIVAAALKYNPVLALSAVIGSSAFFITDGFKKNAEENEKKLIDNTSEMSDISKILYLEIIDTTFSIDGVLGAFAFTMSIPLIILGNGIGAIVVRKITMGSIEKIKKYIYLKNGAMYSVLCLGIVMVLEGFHVEVPEYISPLLTILIIMFFFFKSKIYAEKNLS from the coding sequence ATGGGAATTATATCAATTATTTTGATCATAATAGGCTTATGTTTATTTGAGGTAGTTTCAAGTATAGATAATGCTGTAATAAACGCTGAAGTTTTATCAACCATGTCTGAAAAGGCAAAAAAATGGTTCTTATTATATGGAATATTATTTGCAGTATTTATAGTAAGAGGATTATTACCTTGGGCTATTGTATGGGCTACAAATCAATCTCTTGGTCCTATTGGAGCATTAACTGCAACTTTTTCAAATGATCCACATATAATAGAATCAATAGAATATTCAACACCTATACTTATGCTTGGAGGCGGGGTGTTTCTTGTATTCTTGTTTCTCCATTGGTTATTTATTGAAGATAAGCATTTAGGACTTGCAACTGAAGAATTCTTTCTAAAAAATGGTACTTGGTTTTATGCTGTTGTTTCAGTTATTTTAGTTGGTATTGTAGCAGCAGCTTTAAAATACAATCCAGTACTTGCTTTATCGGCTGTAATTGGATCATCTGCCTTTTTTATAACCGATGGATTTAAAAAAAATGCTGAAGAAAACGAAAAAAAGTTAATTGACAATACTAGCGAAATGTCAGATATAAGTAAAATATTATACTTGGAGATAATAGATACTACATTTTCAATTGATGGAGTTTTAGGAGCATTTGCATTTACAATGTCAATCCCATTAATTATATTGGGTAATGGGATTGGTGCTATTGTTGTTAGAAAGATTACAATGGGAAGTATAGAGAAAATTAAAAAATATATTTATCTCAAAAATGGTGCTATGTACTCGGTGCTATGTCTCGGCATTGTTATGGTTCTTGAAGGGTTTCATGTTGAAGTACCTGAATACATTTCACCTTTACTTACGATTTTAATAATAATGTTTTTCTTCTTTAAATCAAAGATCTATGCTGAAAAAAATCTGTCATAA